In a genomic window of Syntrophorhabdaceae bacterium:
- a CDS encoding YgiQ family radical SAM protein yields the protein MNNFLPLTKKDMDARGWESLDIIIVTGDAYVDHPSFGAAIIGRVLESAGFRVGIIAQPDWKKTDDFLALGKPRLFFGVTSGNLDSMVANYTSHKKIRSKDAYSPGGKAGLRPDRAVIVYANRIKEAFPGSPLVLGGIEASLRRVAHYDWWDNKVRRSLLLDAKADILVYGMAESQIVEIARRLAAEQDLYGIRGTVIVRKEVHPGEDYLELPAMDEVSHDKRRFNDAFRIFYTNQNPFSGKTLVQRHDKRYVIHFPPALPLGREELDGVYRLPYARSPHPSYKEKGGIPGFETVRFSIISHRGCCGACSFCSLSVHQGKIIQSRSPGSILEEAMALSRNEEFKGTITDIGGPTANLYGARCSRWARDGGCGKKECLVPTKCAMLKLGYRESIDLYKSVMAIPGVKHLFIESGIRYDLLCDDDSAEYFEHLCRHHVGGQLKVAPEHASPAVLRAMNKPSFDKYEIFVEKFREIKRRVKKDQYLVNYFISAHPGATLEDEEILSSYLRRRGMHPEQVQDFTPLPLTPAACMYYTEENPFTGEKVFVAKTFQERKLHRALIQHHTPSHKPLVAKAMQSLSKKDRLKPAR from the coding sequence ATGAACAATTTTTTGCCTCTCACGAAAAAAGATATGGATGCACGGGGATGGGAGTCGCTCGATATAATTATAGTGACCGGCGACGCCTATGTCGACCACCCTTCATTCGGCGCGGCAATAATAGGCAGGGTATTGGAATCAGCGGGTTTTCGTGTGGGTATCATCGCTCAGCCCGATTGGAAAAAGACGGACGATTTTCTGGCTCTCGGAAAGCCCCGGCTTTTTTTCGGCGTCACTTCCGGAAATCTCGATTCCATGGTGGCAAACTACACCTCCCATAAAAAAATAAGGAGCAAGGATGCCTATTCACCCGGCGGGAAGGCAGGCCTGCGGCCGGATAGAGCCGTTATTGTGTATGCGAACAGGATAAAGGAGGCCTTTCCCGGCTCTCCCCTCGTTCTCGGCGGCATCGAAGCCAGTCTGCGCAGGGTAGCCCATTATGATTGGTGGGACAATAAGGTCCGGAGGTCCCTCCTCCTCGATGCTAAGGCGGATATCCTCGTATACGGAATGGCTGAATCACAGATTGTGGAGATTGCCCGGCGTCTTGCGGCGGAGCAGGATCTTTACGGGATCAGAGGGACTGTGATCGTGCGAAAAGAGGTCCACCCGGGCGAGGATTACCTTGAGTTGCCGGCCATGGATGAAGTCTCCCATGATAAGAGACGATTCAACGATGCCTTTCGAATATTCTATACCAACCAAAACCCTTTTTCAGGCAAGACGCTGGTCCAGCGGCATGACAAGAGGTATGTGATCCATTTTCCCCCTGCCCTGCCTCTCGGCCGGGAGGAGCTGGATGGCGTCTACCGCCTTCCCTATGCCCGCTCTCCCCATCCCTCGTATAAAGAAAAGGGCGGTATTCCGGGATTCGAGACAGTCAGGTTCTCGATCATCTCCCACAGGGGATGCTGCGGCGCGTGCAGCTTCTGCTCCCTTTCGGTCCATCAGGGGAAGATCATCCAATCAAGAAGTCCCGGGTCAATACTCGAAGAGGCAATGGCGTTGTCCCGGAACGAGGAATTTAAGGGCACGATCACCGATATCGGCGGTCCCACCGCCAATCTGTACGGCGCCCGGTGCTCCCGGTGGGCACGAGACGGCGGCTGCGGAAAAAAGGAATGTCTCGTACCGACGAAGTGCGCAATGCTGAAGCTAGGCTACAGGGAAAGCATCGATCTCTATAAATCGGTTATGGCTATCCCCGGGGTCAAACATCTGTTCATCGAAAGCGGGATACGTTATGACCTGCTTTGCGACGATGATTCGGCGGAATACTTCGAGCATCTCTGCCGCCATCACGTGGGAGGCCAACTGAAAGTAGCCCCGGAGCACGCATCGCCCGCGGTTCTGCGTGCCATGAACAAGCCCTCATTCGATAAATATGAAATATTTGTGGAAAAATTCAGAGAGATCAAAAGGCGCGTGAAAAAAGACCAATACCTGGTCAATTATTTCATCAGCGCCCATCCGGGAGCGACACTGGAAGACGAGGAGATTCTCTCTTCCTATCTCAGGCGAAGGGGGATGCACCCGGAGCAGGTACAGGATTTCACTCCTCTTCCCCTTACCCCGGCGGCATGCATGTATTACACGGAAGAAAATCCATTTACAGGAGAAAAAGTCTTTGTGGCAAAGACTTTTCAGGAGCGGAAATTGCACAGGGCCTTGATCCAGCACCATACCCCTTCGCACAAGCCTCTGGTTGCTAAGGCTATGCAATCATTGTCGAAAAAAGACCGTCTGAAACCCGCTCGATAA
- a CDS encoding FAD-linked oxidase C-terminal domain-containing protein: MDKKIISEIEAIAGKENVQTSLEERQCYSYDARTDGAIPDLVVFPSSAEQVSRILILANTHGFPVIPRGSGTGLTGGSVPLSGGVILSFTRMNRILEIDPKNLIAVVEPGVVTFTLQEEAAKHGLFYPPDPASYKYSSIGGNIAECAGGPNSLKYGVTRDYVLGLEVVLPTGEIIHPGVRTMKGVVGYDLARLFVGSEGTLGVVTRITLKLIPLPAARATILALFSEVDDAAEAVSATIAARVVPSTIEFMDKASIRCSEQANPMGLPPDIGGLLLIEVDGDEESIDSQADKVKKIMMEHKSIDCRMTRDPIEADKLWLARRTLSQALYNLNPVKIAEDVVVPRSNIPALIHALEELGKRYAIPILSFGHAGDGNFHVNIMIKDTKEDREKAHEAVREIFSEALKLGGTLSGEHGIGISKAAYLDMELSERLITTMKKIKTLFDPNNILNPGKIFT; this comes from the coding sequence ATGGACAAGAAGATCATCAGCGAGATCGAGGCCATTGCAGGCAAGGAAAACGTACAGACTTCCCTTGAGGAGAGGCAATGCTATTCTTATGACGCGAGAACGGATGGGGCAATTCCCGACCTGGTGGTTTTTCCTTCGTCGGCCGAGCAGGTATCCCGGATTCTCATCCTCGCAAATACCCATGGATTTCCCGTGATTCCAAGGGGATCCGGCACCGGCCTCACCGGAGGATCGGTACCCTTATCCGGAGGAGTGATCCTCTCCTTTACCAGGATGAACAGGATACTCGAAATAGACCCGAAGAACCTGATTGCCGTGGTGGAGCCGGGGGTGGTGACATTTACCCTTCAGGAAGAAGCCGCGAAACATGGCCTCTTTTATCCCCCTGATCCCGCTTCCTACAAATATTCGAGCATAGGGGGGAATATCGCTGAATGCGCGGGTGGACCCAATTCTTTAAAGTACGGAGTCACGAGGGACTATGTCCTGGGTCTCGAAGTTGTTCTCCCCACGGGTGAGATCATTCACCCGGGTGTAAGGACCATGAAGGGGGTGGTGGGCTACGACCTCGCACGACTCTTCGTGGGGAGCGAAGGGACCCTGGGGGTGGTAACCAGGATCACCCTGAAGCTCATTCCCCTGCCGGCTGCCAGGGCCACGATCCTCGCCCTCTTCAGCGAAGTGGACGACGCGGCTGAAGCTGTCTCAGCTACTATTGCGGCCCGGGTGGTGCCTTCGACAATCGAATTTATGGATAAAGCCTCGATCCGTTGCAGTGAGCAGGCCAATCCCATGGGCCTTCCGCCCGATATAGGAGGGCTTCTGCTCATTGAGGTGGACGGTGACGAGGAGTCGATCGACTCTCAGGCGGACAAAGTCAAGAAGATCATGATGGAGCATAAGTCGATAGACTGTCGCATGACCAGGGATCCGATTGAGGCCGACAAGCTGTGGCTCGCCAGGCGCACCCTTTCTCAGGCGCTCTACAATTTGAATCCGGTAAAGATCGCGGAAGACGTGGTGGTCCCACGCTCGAACATCCCCGCCCTCATCCATGCCCTCGAGGAATTGGGGAAGCGCTATGCCATACCTATTCTCAGCTTCGGCCATGCAGGAGACGGTAACTTTCACGTCAATATCATGATCAAAGATACGAAGGAAGACAGGGAAAAGGCCCATGAGGCCGTAAGAGAGATATTCTCGGAGGCGTTGAAGCTTGGGGGCACCCTTTCAGGAGAACATGGCATAGGCATCTCCAAGGCCGCGTACCTCGACATGGAGCTGTCCGAACGTCTCATCACCACCATGAAGAAGATAAAAACGCTTTTCGATCCCAATAATATTCTCAATCCGGGTAAGATTTTTACGTAA
- a CDS encoding lytic transglycosylase domain-containing protein, with protein sequence MRHLGKPTHLIISVIVVASFVLATFSVIQAFNGDQGKEGFFIKSKIVEYLKSKKVNASDDKLKTIADRVYEESQEYGVDYRLILAVMKVESNFKNEAVSRKGARGLLQISPSLARHASKNEGITMKGNKSLHEPEKNIKIGVNHMSWLLEKFENLNTALHAYNVGSYKIRNKASKEYSPDTPFTRKVLNEYNKMLLDLPDPDEE encoded by the coding sequence ATGCGACATTTGGGAAAACCTACACACCTCATAATCTCCGTCATCGTGGTGGCGTCCTTTGTCCTCGCCACTTTCTCCGTCATACAGGCGTTCAATGGCGACCAGGGAAAAGAAGGTTTCTTTATAAAGAGCAAGATAGTCGAATACCTGAAGTCCAAGAAAGTCAATGCGTCGGATGATAAGCTGAAGACCATTGCCGACAGAGTCTATGAAGAGTCGCAGGAATATGGAGTAGACTACCGGCTCATACTCGCGGTGATGAAGGTGGAAAGCAATTTCAAAAACGAAGCGGTCTCCCGAAAAGGCGCGCGTGGTCTCCTGCAGATTTCCCCCTCCCTTGCCCGGCATGCCTCAAAGAATGAGGGAATCACCATGAAAGGGAACAAGTCCCTGCACGAGCCTGAAAAGAATATTAAAATAGGCGTGAACCACATGTCATGGCTCCTCGAAAAGTTCGAGAATCTGAATACCGCTCTCCATGCCTATAATGTGGGATCTTACAAAATAAGAAATAAGGCTTCGAAAGAATATTCTCCCGATACGCCTTTCACCCGAAAGGTCCTCAACGAATACAATAAAATGCTTCTGGACCTGCCGGACCCCGACGAAGAGTAG
- a CDS encoding SpoIIE family protein phosphatase: MNENESLFHTPETHHTITVLLVDDQPIVGETVRRMLAPEKDILFHYCKEPTEAIRTAQETGPTVILQDLVMPDIDGLTLVKFFRAHSKLKDVPLIVLSSKEEASTKADAFAVGANDYLVKLPDRIELIARIRYHSKGYINLLEKNEAYEKLYRSQQILAAQLASAAEYVISLLPPALDEGDLRTDWRFFPSAELGGDAFGYHWIDEDRFAIYLLDVCDHGVGPALLSVSALNVLRSQSLPNTNFTEPGSVLTSLNEAFQMEKQNNLYFTIWYGVFNKVTRELRYATAGHPPALLMSGQGQVQELITPNMFIGGMEGITYTSGTTVVDLPAKLYIFSDGAYEVKMKDGPMWSLGGLKEYLLAGPQNGLSEIENLYTTLQGMQGSKDLDDDFSMLKIEFLP; encoded by the coding sequence ATGAACGAAAATGAGAGCCTTTTCCATACCCCCGAGACCCACCATACCATCACCGTGCTCCTGGTCGACGATCAGCCGATCGTAGGTGAAACCGTGAGGCGAATGCTCGCCCCGGAAAAGGATATCCTGTTTCATTATTGCAAAGAGCCGACGGAAGCTATTAGAACGGCGCAGGAGACGGGCCCCACGGTGATACTCCAGGACCTCGTCATGCCCGATATAGACGGTCTTACCCTCGTGAAATTTTTCAGGGCCCACAGCAAACTCAAAGATGTGCCCCTTATCGTGCTCTCCAGCAAGGAGGAGGCGTCGACCAAGGCTGACGCCTTTGCAGTCGGTGCAAACGATTATCTGGTGAAGCTGCCGGACAGAATCGAGTTGATTGCCAGAATCCGTTACCACTCCAAAGGGTATATAAACCTTCTCGAGAAGAACGAAGCTTACGAGAAGCTCTACAGGAGCCAACAAATATTGGCCGCCCAGCTCGCCAGTGCGGCGGAGTACGTAATCTCCCTGCTGCCTCCGGCGCTCGACGAAGGGGACCTGAGGACGGACTGGCGGTTCTTTCCGTCCGCCGAGCTTGGAGGGGATGCCTTCGGGTATCATTGGATCGATGAAGACCGTTTCGCCATATACCTTCTCGATGTATGCGACCACGGCGTCGGACCTGCATTGCTCTCCGTTTCGGCCCTTAATGTGCTTCGCTCCCAATCTTTGCCCAATACCAATTTTACCGAGCCAGGTTCGGTGCTTACTTCACTGAATGAGGCCTTCCAGATGGAGAAGCAGAACAACCTCTACTTTACCATCTGGTACGGAGTGTTCAACAAGGTTACAAGGGAGCTCCGCTATGCGACCGCGGGACACCCGCCCGCCTTGCTCATGTCAGGGCAGGGGCAGGTGCAGGAGCTCATCACGCCCAATATGTTTATTGGCGGTATGGAGGGTATAACCTATACCAGCGGGACTACCGTGGTGGACCTTCCCGCGAAGCTCTACATATTTTCTGATGGGGCCTACGAGGTAAAGATGAAAGACGGACCCATGTGGAGCCTTGGCGGACTCAAGGAATACCTTCTTGCCGGTCCCCAAAACGGCCTATCCGAGATCGAAAATCTTTATACCACCCTTCAGGGAATGCAGGGGTCAAAAGACCTCGATGACGATTTTTCCATGCTCAAAATAGAGTTTCTGCCATAG
- a CDS encoding hybrid sensor histidine kinase/response regulator: protein MSESGAFDMADLSMLDLFRIEAENYAKVLDKGLVEVENQGSPEGIEPLMRAAHSIKGAARIVGLDLVVTLAHAMEDVLSAAQKGAIILSPHHIDLLLQGNDILSLLSSLNASEIPQWLSHEGPRVEALSSIIRESQSGGTPATPVAAFPDAPAANRTGADGTLTALPEDVVPHTASVMEKPQERPQERVEETSVRVVSESLNRLMGLAGECLVQANLTKPFSSSLLTVKDLHLELTSSLEELLHSMQRKAAPKGLRERLGEVLSTLDHVRNLMGDHMEKFDAFTRSLERLADQLYSEVLAIRMRPFSDGIPGFPRMIRDLAKELGKKVNFRVTGEATRVDRDILERLEAPLTHLLRNAVDHGLETPEERLAASKPPEGSLLLEARHSSGTLHIMVADDGRGVDIEKLRGKIIRDGRVSREMAATLTQGELLDFLFLPGFSTASEVTEVSGRGVGLDVVMSMVEAVGGSVRAESDWGKGMAFHLHLPLTLSVVRGLVVNIGGEPYAIPLARIDRILQIGKEDLRILEDKQFYTYENQHLGIVDAHQLLETQPPGEVSSELRIVVVSDRLNRYGLVVDGFVGEKELVVIPLDTRLGKIPNISAGAILENGAPALIFDVDDLVRSIDNLLTHGRLKRVREKGEKIYGGRKQVLVVDDSLTVREVERRLLENRGYDVTVGVDGMDGWNLLQVGSGIELVVSDIDMPRMNGIEFIRRMRSDPRFKNLPVIIVSYKDREEDRIKGLEAGANYYLTKSSFHDEGLTNAVRDLIGEP from the coding sequence GTGAGCGAATCAGGCGCATTCGATATGGCGGACCTCTCCATGCTCGATCTCTTCCGCATAGAGGCCGAAAATTATGCGAAAGTCCTCGATAAGGGCCTTGTGGAAGTCGAGAATCAGGGTAGCCCGGAGGGAATCGAGCCTCTCATGCGCGCGGCCCACTCAATCAAAGGGGCAGCCCGTATTGTCGGGCTCGATCTCGTGGTTACTCTTGCCCATGCCATGGAAGACGTGCTTTCGGCAGCGCAAAAAGGCGCAATCATCCTTTCTCCTCATCATATCGATCTTCTTCTGCAAGGCAACGATATACTCTCCCTCCTTTCATCCCTGAATGCGTCGGAGATCCCGCAATGGCTTTCCCACGAGGGGCCGCGGGTCGAGGCGCTGAGCAGCATCATACGGGAATCTCAATCAGGCGGGACGCCGGCCACGCCGGTCGCCGCCTTCCCGGATGCCCCGGCGGCGAATAGGACAGGAGCGGACGGAACCTTGACTGCTCTTCCCGAAGATGTGGTCCCCCACACGGCTTCCGTAATGGAAAAGCCACAGGAGCGACCGCAGGAACGGGTAGAGGAGACATCGGTGCGGGTTGTCTCGGAAAGCCTCAACCGGCTTATGGGGCTTGCAGGAGAATGTCTCGTGCAGGCCAATTTGACCAAGCCCTTCTCTTCGTCTCTTCTTACGGTGAAGGACCTGCACTTGGAGCTTACCAGCTCTCTCGAGGAATTACTCCACTCCATGCAGCGCAAGGCCGCGCCAAAAGGATTAAGGGAGAGATTGGGCGAGGTCCTGTCCACCCTCGATCACGTCCGTAATCTTATGGGCGATCATATGGAGAAATTCGATGCCTTCACGCGAAGCCTCGAGCGGCTCGCCGATCAACTCTACAGTGAGGTACTGGCCATAAGAATGAGGCCTTTTTCCGATGGAATCCCGGGATTCCCGCGCATGATACGGGATCTCGCAAAGGAGCTTGGGAAAAAGGTGAATTTTCGGGTGACAGGAGAGGCGACGCGGGTAGACAGGGATATACTCGAAAGACTGGAAGCGCCCCTCACCCACCTGCTCAGGAATGCGGTGGATCACGGGCTGGAGACGCCTGAAGAGAGGCTTGCCGCATCAAAGCCGCCGGAAGGATCCCTCCTCCTTGAGGCACGCCACAGCTCGGGAACGCTCCACATCATGGTTGCCGATGACGGAAGGGGGGTCGACATCGAAAAGCTCCGGGGAAAGATCATCCGGGATGGACGCGTCTCCCGGGAGATGGCTGCCACCCTTACCCAGGGCGAGCTTCTCGATTTTCTCTTTCTCCCCGGTTTCTCCACTGCGTCGGAAGTGACCGAGGTGTCGGGCAGAGGCGTGGGGCTCGATGTGGTCATGTCCATGGTGGAAGCGGTAGGCGGATCGGTCCGGGCGGAATCGGATTGGGGAAAAGGCATGGCCTTTCACCTCCATCTCCCCCTCACCCTGTCGGTCGTGAGAGGGCTCGTCGTGAATATCGGGGGCGAGCCCTATGCCATACCGCTGGCGCGCATCGACCGCATCTTACAGATAGGAAAAGAGGACCTCCGGATTCTGGAGGATAAACAGTTTTATACCTATGAAAACCAGCATCTCGGCATTGTGGACGCCCATCAGCTCCTTGAGACCCAACCCCCCGGTGAAGTCTCGTCCGAGCTTCGCATTGTGGTAGTGAGTGACCGTCTCAACCGATACGGCCTTGTGGTAGACGGTTTCGTAGGAGAGAAAGAACTTGTCGTTATCCCCCTCGACACCCGTCTCGGCAAAATCCCCAATATCAGCGCAGGGGCAATCCTCGAGAACGGAGCACCCGCTCTCATCTTCGATGTTGACGATCTCGTGCGGTCGATCGACAACCTTCTCACCCACGGAAGACTTAAGAGGGTAAGGGAGAAAGGTGAGAAGATTTACGGGGGCAGGAAACAGGTTCTCGTGGTCGATGATTCCCTGACGGTCCGAGAGGTCGAGAGAAGGCTCCTGGAGAATCGGGGTTATGACGTTACCGTGGGGGTCGACGGGATGGACGGGTGGAATCTGCTCCAGGTTGGCTCCGGAATCGAGCTGGTGGTCTCCGATATCGATATGCCCCGGATGAATGGGATTGAATTTATCAGACGAATGAGGAGCGACCCACGTTTTAAGAACCTCCCCGTCATCATCGTCTCTTACAAAGACAGGGAAGAGGACCGGATAAAAGGCCTTGAGGCAGGCGCGAATTACTACCTCACCAAGAGCAGTTTTCACGACGAAGGTCTCACCAATGCGGTAAGGGACCTGATAGGGGAGCCATAG
- a CDS encoding HIT domain-containing protein, producing MDRIWAPWRMEYVGGGADRKDGKCFLCVGEGDDERSLVVGRQGSAFVIMNRYPYTNGHVMVVPVRHVGSIEHLPDEEALDMIRLVKIMSAIFKEDFEAHGVNIGINSGRAAGAGLEDHFHIHMVPRWFGDTNFMTVEGEVRVISEHITESYRRLKRRFVEKVL from the coding sequence ATGGACAGAATATGGGCGCCCTGGAGAATGGAATATGTCGGCGGAGGTGCTGACCGGAAAGATGGGAAATGCTTTCTCTGTGTCGGGGAAGGAGATGACGAGCGATCTCTCGTAGTAGGCCGGCAAGGCTCCGCTTTTGTCATCATGAACCGCTATCCATATACCAATGGACACGTTATGGTGGTTCCTGTGCGCCATGTCGGGTCTATTGAGCATTTGCCCGACGAGGAGGCTCTCGACATGATAAGGCTCGTGAAGATCATGTCCGCCATCTTCAAGGAAGATTTCGAGGCACACGGGGTCAATATCGGGATCAATTCAGGCAGGGCGGCCGGCGCAGGGCTTGAAGACCATTTCCACATTCACATGGTGCCCCGATGGTTCGGTGATACAAATTTCATGACCGTCGAGGGAGAGGTGAGGGTTATCTCCGAACATATCACGGAATCCTACAGGAGATTGAAGAGAAGGTTCGTTGAAAAAGTTCTTTGA
- a CDS encoding HNH endonuclease, translated as MDRTLLLNTTFEPLSVLSWKKAVTLVFLGKVEVLKEYEREIKGVSSRMRQPAVIRLLKLVRNHHMSVKFSRRNIFLRDNHTCQYCGKKFDGKSLTCDHIIPKSRGGSSEWTNIVTSCTHCNLKKGDKLPEETGMHPRKRPSRPNGFYMIMLLVGVNRMPDYWKDYVFLKD; from the coding sequence ATGGACAGGACGCTTCTTCTCAATACCACTTTTGAGCCTTTGAGCGTCCTCTCTTGGAAGAAAGCAGTGACCCTTGTATTTCTTGGTAAGGTAGAGGTCCTGAAGGAATATGAACGGGAGATCAAGGGGGTCTCTTCCAGGATGAGGCAGCCTGCGGTTATCAGGCTTCTAAAGCTCGTCCGCAACCATCATATGAGCGTCAAGTTCTCGAGGAGGAATATCTTCCTGAGAGATAACCATACGTGCCAATACTGCGGGAAGAAATTCGACGGCAAAAGCCTGACCTGCGATCACATTATCCCGAAATCAAGGGGCGGTTCATCGGAATGGACCAATATCGTGACCTCATGCACTCATTGCAATTTGAAAAAAGGGGACAAGCTCCCCGAAGAAACGGGAATGCATCCCCGCAAAAGACCCTCGCGACCGAACGGTTTCTACATGATCATGCTTCTGGTAGGGGTGAATAGGATGCCCGATTACTGGAAAGACTATGTATTCCTGAAGGATTGA
- the rplC gene encoding 50S ribosomal protein L3 — MGIGLLGKKLGMTQIFGEDGTAIPVTVIQAGPCAVVQKKTVSNDGYDGIQLGFQEVVKVKSVNKPLAGHFTKAGVGPRKFLKEFRVKAEELEAHEVGAEVLVDIFEPGEFVDVTGTSKGKGFAGVMKRFHFKGAPASRGSHEFFRHGGSIGQNMTPGRTMKGKKMPGHMGSEKVTVQNLKVVDVRGDTNILLVEGAIPGPTNGIVVIKKAVKK, encoded by the coding sequence ATGGGAATCGGTTTACTTGGAAAAAAACTCGGAATGACACAAATATTCGGAGAAGATGGAACTGCCATACCTGTTACGGTAATTCAGGCGGGTCCATGTGCAGTCGTTCAGAAAAAGACCGTCTCCAATGACGGATATGACGGAATTCAGCTCGGGTTCCAGGAAGTGGTAAAGGTGAAAAGCGTCAATAAACCCCTCGCAGGCCATTTCACTAAAGCCGGGGTAGGGCCCAGGAAATTTCTGAAGGAATTCAGGGTTAAAGCCGAAGAGCTTGAAGCTCACGAAGTGGGCGCGGAAGTTTTAGTAGATATTTTTGAGCCGGGAGAATTTGTCGACGTTACCGGCACATCCAAAGGAAAAGGCTTTGCCGGCGTCATGAAGAGATTTCATTTCAAAGGGGCTCCCGCGTCGCGTGGAAGCCATGAATTCTTCAGACACGGAGGCTCCATCGGACAGAATATGACACCCGGCAGAACCATGAAGGGAAAGAAAATGCCGGGTCATATGGGATCGGAGAAGGTAACGGTACAGAATCTGAAGGTCGTCGACGTGCGGGGCGATACCAATATTCTTTTGGTCGAAGGTGCTATTCCGGGACCTACCAATGGTATAGTGGTAATAAAGAAAGCGGTAAAAAAATAA
- the cheB gene encoding chemotaxis-specific protein-glutamate methyltransferase CheB has translation MRVAIAHSVMREAKILERVIAAEPGQEVAWVAGTGAEAIDKAAADPPDVLLVDLLLSGAQGAEVTRLIMRTYPCAILIVTPSAARDAARVFEAMGNGALDVVSVPVRDEKGHIKGKDQLLKKLAMIEKLIRREEVRMNGQSTHMGSPIPPRPLVAIGSSTGGPKALAALLSGLPADLGASVVVVQHLDVQFADGLAEWLDGQTPLKVVLAKEDMRVDDNTVYVAGTNDHLIVGPELAFHYVIEPKDYPYRPSVDRFFISARDWWREKGVAVLLTGMGKDGAKGLLTLRDAGWHTIAQDEATSVVYGMPKAAADIGAAREILGVEKIAASVVTHIKANKGIVSDERK, from the coding sequence ATGCGGGTTGCCATTGCCCACAGCGTGATGCGTGAAGCGAAGATACTCGAGAGGGTTATTGCCGCGGAACCGGGCCAGGAGGTCGCCTGGGTCGCAGGAACGGGAGCGGAGGCCATAGACAAGGCCGCGGCCGATCCCCCCGATGTGCTGCTTGTAGACCTCTTGTTATCAGGCGCACAGGGCGCCGAAGTAACCCGGCTCATTATGAGGACATACCCCTGCGCGATCCTGATCGTTACCCCTTCCGCGGCCCGGGATGCCGCGCGGGTCTTCGAGGCCATGGGGAACGGCGCCCTCGATGTGGTGAGCGTGCCCGTCCGGGACGAGAAGGGCCATATAAAAGGCAAAGACCAGCTCCTCAAGAAGCTGGCAATGATAGAAAAATTGATAAGAAGGGAAGAGGTCCGGATGAACGGCCAATCGACCCATATGGGCTCTCCCATCCCCCCGCGGCCTCTCGTAGCCATCGGATCTTCGACAGGGGGGCCGAAGGCCCTGGCGGCGCTTCTGTCCGGTCTGCCGGCGGACCTCGGCGCTTCGGTCGTGGTGGTGCAACACCTGGACGTTCAGTTCGCGGACGGCCTTGCGGAATGGCTTGACGGACAGACCCCGCTTAAGGTCGTTCTCGCAAAAGAGGATATGAGAGTAGATGATAATACGGTGTATGTGGCGGGAACGAACGATCACCTCATAGTGGGGCCGGAGCTAGCATTCCATTACGTGATCGAGCCTAAGGACTACCCCTACAGGCCCTCGGTGGACCGGTTCTTCATAAGCGCGAGGGATTGGTGGCGTGAGAAGGGCGTGGCGGTGCTCCTTACCGGTATGGGTAAAGACGGGGCAAAGGGCCTGCTGACTTTGCGCGACGCCGGCTGGCATACCATAGCTCAGGATGAGGCCACCTCAGTAGTGTACGGAATGCCGAAGGCCGCGGCAGATATCGGCGCGGCGCGTGAGATCCTGGGGGTTGAAAAGATCGCCGCTTCCGTAGTCACCCACATTAAAGCGAATAAAGGAATAGTGAGCGATGAACGAAAATGA
- a CDS encoding nucleoside phosphorylase, whose product MKKFFDPSPPVLTPHDIVTALTGRKEKELLLPKRAIITFAAGDLNFVVRQKKGVLIDAWSPFKQFYRLDDTNTIITRSFIGGPAIAALVEELTAFGIEELIMWGYCGALNEELLVGDVITAVGALREDGVSHHYPGEDPVVQSNWLEEWLPPARSQSFHEGVIWSCDAIYRETVSKVSQYRDMGIKAVEMEAASFYAVSRYKNVKGIAFLVVSDLLSGDKWVGGFGTKAFKAGARKLSQFILERAIV is encoded by the coding sequence TTGAAAAAGTTCTTTGATCCTTCCCCTCCTGTTCTGACTCCCCATGACATTGTCACGGCTCTTACGGGGAGAAAAGAAAAGGAGCTTCTTCTTCCGAAAAGGGCGATAATCACTTTCGCCGCGGGAGACCTCAATTTTGTAGTTCGTCAGAAAAAAGGCGTTCTTATCGATGCATGGTCGCCTTTCAAGCAGTTTTACCGGCTCGATGACACAAATACTATAATAACCCGTTCTTTTATCGGAGGCCCGGCCATTGCGGCCCTCGTGGAAGAGCTCACCGCCTTTGGCATTGAAGAGCTTATCATGTGGGGCTATTGCGGGGCATTGAATGAAGAGCTCCTGGTGGGAGATGTGATTACGGCGGTGGGCGCCCTCAGAGAGGACGGCGTTTCACATCACTACCCCGGAGAGGACCCGGTCGTGCAGTCGAACTGGCTGGAGGAGTGGCTGCCTCCGGCAAGGTCTCAGAGCTTTCATGAAGGGGTTATCTGGAGCTGCGACGCCATATACAGGGAAACGGTCTCCAAGGTCTCGCAGTACCGTGATATGGGCATCAAGGCGGTGGAAATGGAAGCAGCATCTTTCTATGCCGTCTCAAGGTACAAGAACGTCAAAGGGATTGCCTTCCTCGTTGTCTCCGACCTCTTAAGCGGTGATAAATGGGTTGGTGGTTTCGGTACAAAGGCATTCAAAGCAGGCGCCCGGAAGCTTTCACAGTTCATCCTCGAGAGGGCGATCGTCTAA